From one Humulus lupulus chromosome 8, drHumLupu1.1, whole genome shotgun sequence genomic stretch:
- the LOC133798470 gene encoding spliceosome-associated protein 130 A has protein sequence MYLYSLTLQRPTGIVSAINGNFSGGKAQEIVVARGKVLDLLRPDDSGKIQTVLSVEIFGAIRSLAQFRLTGAQKDYIVVGSDSGRIVILEYNKEKNVFDKIHQETFGKSGCRRIVPGQYLAIDPKGRAVMIGACEKQKLVYVLNRDTAARLTISSPLEAHKSHTIVYSICGVDCGFDNPIFAAIELDYSEADQDSTGQAASEAQKHLTFYELDLGLNHVSRKWSEQVDNGANMLVTVPGGGDGPSGVLVCAENFVIYKNQGQSDVRAVIPRRADLPAERGVLIVSAAMHKQKSMFFFLLQTEYGDIFKVTLEHDNDRVTELKIKYFDTIPVTASMCVLKSGFLFAASEFGNHSLYQFQAIGDDADVESSSATLMETEEGFQPVFFQPRRLKNLVRIDQVESLMPMMDMKVLNLFEEETSQIFTLCGRGPRSSLRILRPGLAISEMAVSELPGVPSAVWTVKKNITDEFDAYIVVSFANATLVLSIGETVEEVSDSGFLDTTPSLAVSLIGDDSLMQVHPNGIRHIREDGRINEWRTPGKRTIVKVGSNRLQVVIALSGGELIYFEVDMTGQLMEVEKYEMSGDVACLDIAQVPEGRQRSRFLAVGSYDNTIRILSLDPDDCMQILSVQSVSSTPESLLFLEVQASVGGEDGADHPASLFLNAGLHTGVLFRTVVDMVTGQLSDSRSRFLGLRAPKLFSIIVRGKRAMLCLSSRPWLGYIHQGHFLLTPLSYETLEYAASFSSDQCAEGVVAVAGDALRVFTIERLGETFNETVIPLRYTPRKFVVQPKRKLLVIIESDQGAFSAEEREAAKKECFEAAGVGENGNGNVEQMENGDDEDKDDPLSDEHYGYPKAESDRWVSCIRVLDPKTSSTTCLLELQENEAAFSICTVNFHDKEYGSLLAVGTAKGLQFFPKRSLTAGFIHIYRFLEDGRSLELLHKTQVEGVPLALCQFQGRLLAGIGSVLRLYDLGKKRLLRKCENKLFPNTIVSIQTYHDRLYVGDIQESFHYCKYRRDENQLYIFADDCVPRWLTASHHIDFDTMAGADKFGNIYFVRLSQDVSDEIEEDPTGGRIKWEQGKLNGAPNKVEEIVQFHIGDVVTCLQKATLIPGGGECLIYGTVMGSLGALLTFTSRDDVDFFSHLEMHMRQEHPPLCGRDHMAYRSAYFPVKDVIDGDLCEQFPTLPLDLQRKIADELDRTPGEILKKLEEIRNKII, from the exons ATGTACCTTTACAGCCTCACACTCCAGCGACCGACGGGCATCGTCTCCGCCATTAATGGAAATTTCTCCGGCGGGAAGGCACAAGAAATCGTCGTCGCCAGAGGCAAAGTTCTCGATCTTCTTCGACCCGACGACAGTGGTAAGATCCAGACTGTTCTCTCTGTTGAAATTTTCGGTGCCATTAGGTCTTTAGCTCAGTTTAGACTCACTGGTGCCCAAAAGGACTATATCGTTGTAGGGTCTGATTCAGGCCGAATTGTGATTCTTGAATACAATAAAGAAAAAAATGTATTCGATAAAATTCACCAAGAGACTTTTGGGAAATCTGGCTGTCGCAGGATAGTTCCGGGCCAGTATTTGGCCATTGATCCAAAGGGTAGGGCTGTTATGATTGGAGCTTGCGAGAAGCAGAAGCTGGTTTATGTTTTGAATAGGGATACAGCTGCAAGATTGACGATATCATCACCTTTGGAAGCTCATAAATCTCATACTATAGTTTATTCCATTTGTGGAGTTGATTGCGGGTTTGATAACCCAATATTTGCTGCCATTGAGTTGGACTACTCGGAGGCGGATCAGGATTCTACTGGGCAGGCAGCTAGTGAGGCACAGAAGCATTTGACCTTTTACGAACTTGATCTTGGGCTTAATCATGTGTCAAGGAAGTGGTCGGAGCAGGTCGATAATGGGGCAAATATGCTGGTCACGGTTCCTGGAGGTGGTGATGGCCCAAGTGGTGTCTTAGTATGTGCCGAAAATTTTGTCATTTATAAGAATCAGGGACAGTCTGATGTTCGGGCTGTGATTCCTAGACGTGCTGATTTGCCTGCTGAGCGTGGAGTTTTGATAGTTTCAGCTGCTATGCACAAGCAAAAATCGATGTTCTTTTTTCTTTTGCAGACCGAGTATGGTgatatatttaaggttacttTAGAGCATGACAATGACCGTGTCACagaattaaaaataaagtattttgatACAATTCCTGTTACGGCTTCGATGTGTGTTCTTAAGTCAGGTTTTTTATTTGCTGCATCTGAATTTGGGAATCACTCATTGTATCAGTTCCAGGCTATAGGTGATGATGCTGATGTAGAGTCTTCCTCTGCTACACTGATGGAAACTGAAGAAGGTTTCCAGCCTGTGTTTTTCCAACCTAGACGACTTAAGAACCTTGTTAGGATTGACCAGGTTGAGAGTTTGATGCCAATGATGGACATGAAAGTCCTTAATCTATTTGAGGAAGAAACATCTCAAATATTCACACTTTGTGGACGGGGTCCACGTTCCTCTCTTAGGATACTAAGGCCAGGTTTAGCTATTAGTGAGATGGCTGTGTCAGAGCTTCCTGGTGTGCCAAGTGCAGTTTGGACTGTGAAAAAGAATATTACTGATGAGTTTGATGCATACATTGTTGTGTCATTTGCAAATGCTACTCTTGTGCTTTCAATAGGAGAGACGGTTGAAGAAGTTAGTGATAGTGGGTTTCTTGATACTACCCCTTCACTTGCTGTTTCTTTGATAGGAGATGATTCTCTAATGCAAGTTCACCCAAATGGCATTAGGCATATTAGGGAAGATGGACGTATCAATGAGTGGAGGACTCCTGGAAAAAGAACGATTGTTAAGGTTGGCTCTAATCGACTTCAGGTTGTTATTGCTTTGAGTGGTGGAGAGCTTATATATTTTGAGGTTGATATGACTGGTCAATTGATGGAGGTGGAGAAATATGAAATGTCTGGAGATGTTGCTTGCTTGGACATTGCCCAAGTACCTGAAGGGAGACAGAGATCTCGATTTCTTGCTGTTGGCTCATATGACAATACAATTCGCATATTGTCACTGGATCCCGATGATTGTATGCAGATTCTGAGTGTGCAAAGCGTGTCTTCAACTCCAGAATCTCTTCTTTTTCTTGAAGTTCAGGCATCAGTTGGTGGGGAGGACGGTGCTGATCATCCTGCTAGCCTTTTCCTCAACGCTGGTTTACACACTGGGGTTTTGTTCAGAACTGTGGTAGATATGGTGACTGGGCAACTTTCTGATTCTCGATCACGCTTCTTAGGTTTAAGAGCTCCAAAACTCTTTTCCATTATTGTTAGAGGCAAACGTGCAATGCTTTGTTTGTCAAGTCGGCCTTGGCTTGGTTATATTCACCAAGGACATTTTCTCTTAACACCCCTTTCCTATGAAACCCTCGAATATGCAGCTTCATTTTCATCTGATCAATGTGCTGAAGGTGTGGTTGCTGTGGCGGGTGATGCTTTGAGGGTTTTTACTATTGAGAGGTTAGGAGAAACATTCAATGAAACTGTGATTCCACTAAGGTACACTCCCAGAAAGTTTGTGGTTCAACCCAAGCGTAAGCTGTTGGTAATAATTGAGAGCGATCAAGGAGCTTTCAGTGCAGAAGAGCGTGAAGCTGCAAAAAAGGAGTGTTTTGAGGCTGCTGGAGTTGGGGAAAATGGAAATGGTAATGTAGAGCAGATGGAAAACGGTGATGATGAGGACAAGGATGATCCTCTTTCTGATGAACATTATGGTTATCCCAAGGCAGAGTCTGATAGATGGGTTTCTTGCATCAGAGTTCTTGATCCAAAGACATCAAGCACAACATGCCTTTTGGAACTTCAGGAGAATGAAGCTGCATTCAGCATATGTACTGTGAATTTTCATGATAAGGAGTATGGCTCTCTTTTAGCTGTTGGCACAGCCAAGGGACTGCAGTTTTTCCCAAAAAGAAGTTTAACTGCTGGGTTCATTCACATCTATAGGTTTTTAGAGGATGGAAGATCCCTTGAACTTCTGCACAAGACACAAGTGGAAGGTGTTCCTCTTGCTTTGTGCCAATTCCAGGGAAGATTACTTGCTGGAATAGGATCAGTTCTCAGACTATATGATTTGGGGAAGAAGAGATTGCTTAGAAAATGTGAGAATAAATTGTTTCCAAACACAATTGTATCAATTCAAACCTATCATGATCGGCTTTATGTAGGTGACATTCAGGAG TCGTTCCATTATTGCAAGTATAGGCGGGATGAGAATCAACTGTATATATTTGCCGATGATTGTGTACCAAGATGGCTGACTGCGTCGCACCACATAGACTTCGATACTATGGCAGGTGCAGACAAGTTTGGTAATATCTATTTTGTGCGATTATCACAAGATGTTTCAGATGAGATTGAAGAAGATCCAACTGGTGGGAGGATAAAGTGGGAGCAGGGGAAGTTGAATGGAGCACCCAACAAGGTAGAGGAGATAGTGCAGTTTCACATTGGTGATGTGGTCACTTGCTTGCAGAAGGCCACTCTGATTCCAGGTGGTGGGGAGTGCCTCATTTACGGGACAGTAATGGGGAGTTTGGGGGCACTGCTTACGTTCACCTCTCGTGATGATGTTGACTTCTTTTCTCATTTGGAGATGCATATGAGGCAGGAACATCCGCCCTTATGTGGAAGGGATCACATGGCCTACAGATCTGCTTACTTTCCGGTTAAG GATGTTATTGATGGTGATTTGTGCGAGCAGTTTCCGACATTACCTCTGGACTTGCAAAGAAAAATTGCAGATGAGCTGGACAGAACTCCTGGAGAGATTCTTAAGAAACTTGAAGAAATTAGGAATAAGATCATCTGA